The Pseudomonas kermanshahensis genome contains a region encoding:
- the ubiD gene encoding 4-hydroxy-3-polyprenylbenzoate decarboxylase: MQYRDLRDFIRGLEQRGELKRIQVPISPVLEMTEVCDRTLRAKGPALLFEKPTGYDIPVLGNLFGTPERVAMGMGAESVEELREIGKLLAFLKEPEPPKGLKDAWSKLPIFKKVVSMAPKVVKDAVCQEVVVEGDDVDLGQLPIQHCWPGDVAPLITWGLTVTRGPNKDRQNLGIYRQQVIGRNKVIMRWLSHRGGALDYREWCEKHPGQPFPVAVALGADPATILGAVTPVPDTLSEYAFAGLLRGNRTELVKCRGSNLQVPATAEIILEGAIHPGEMAPEGPYGDHTGYYNEVDSFPVFTVERITHRQKPIYHSTYTGRPPDEPAILGVALNEVFVPILQKQFPEIVDFYLPPEGCSYRMAVVTMKKQYPGHAKRVMLGVWSFLRQFMYTKFVIVTDDDINARDWNDVIWAITTRMDPKRDTVMIDNTPIDYLDFASPVSGLGSKMGLDATHKWPGETTREWGRVIVKDEAVTRRIDELWDQLGID; the protein is encoded by the coding sequence ATGCAGTATCGCGACTTGCGCGACTTCATCCGTGGCCTGGAACAGCGCGGTGAACTCAAGCGCATCCAGGTTCCGATTTCTCCCGTCCTGGAAATGACCGAGGTCTGCGACCGCACCCTGCGTGCCAAAGGCCCGGCGTTGCTGTTCGAGAAGCCCACGGGGTACGACATCCCGGTACTGGGCAACCTGTTCGGCACGCCCGAGCGGGTGGCCATGGGCATGGGCGCCGAGTCGGTCGAAGAATTGCGCGAAATCGGCAAGCTGCTGGCCTTCCTCAAAGAACCAGAGCCGCCGAAAGGCCTGAAAGATGCCTGGTCGAAGCTGCCGATCTTCAAGAAAGTCGTGTCGATGGCGCCGAAGGTGGTCAAGGATGCGGTGTGCCAGGAAGTCGTGGTCGAAGGTGACGACGTCGACCTTGGCCAGTTGCCGATCCAGCACTGCTGGCCAGGCGATGTGGCCCCGCTGATCACCTGGGGCCTGACCGTTACCCGCGGCCCGAACAAGGACCGCCAGAACCTGGGCATCTACCGCCAGCAGGTCATCGGCCGCAACAAGGTCATCATGCGCTGGCTGAGCCACCGTGGCGGCGCGCTGGATTACCGCGAATGGTGCGAGAAGCACCCCGGCCAGCCGTTCCCAGTGGCCGTGGCGCTGGGCGCAGACCCTGCAACCATCCTGGGCGCCGTGACGCCGGTGCCGGATACCCTGTCCGAATACGCCTTCGCGGGCCTGCTGCGTGGCAACCGCACCGAGCTGGTCAAGTGCCGTGGCAGCAACCTGCAGGTACCGGCCACCGCCGAGATCATTCTCGAAGGCGCGATTCACCCAGGCGAAATGGCGCCGGAAGGCCCCTACGGCGACCACACCGGCTATTACAACGAAGTGGACAGCTTCCCGGTGTTCACGGTCGAGCGCATCACTCACCGGCAAAAACCGATCTACCACAGCACCTACACGGGCCGTCCGCCGGATGAGCCGGCGATTCTCGGCGTGGCGCTGAACGAAGTGTTCGTGCCGATCCTGCAAAAGCAGTTCCCGGAGATCGTCGACTTCTACCTGCCACCGGAAGGTTGCTCGTACCGCATGGCGGTGGTGACCATGAAAAAACAATACCCAGGCCACGCCAAGCGCGTGATGCTGGGTGTGTGGTCGTTCCTGCGACAGTTCATGTACACCAAGTTTGTTATCGTCACCGACGATGACATCAACGCCCGCGACTGGAACGATGTGATCTGGGCCATCACCACGCGCATGGACCCCAAGCGTGATACGGTGATGATCGACAACACCCCGATCGACTACCTGGACTTCGCGTCGCCGGTGTCCGGGTTGGGGTCGAAGATGGGCCTGGACGCCACCCACAAGTGGCCGGGCGAGACTACACGCGAATGGGGACGGGTCATCGTCAAGGACGAGGCCGTCACCCGCCGTATCGATGAGCTGTGGGATCAGTTGGGAATAGATTGA
- a CDS encoding CDP-6-deoxy-delta-3,4-glucoseen reductase: protein MQVTLQPSGAVLALEPGERILDGARRLGYDCPNSCRNGNCHVCAALLVEGSVRQNGEVRDHGELFTCIAEPLEDCVLLWDGVLALGELPVRKLACSVSECVEVGGDVWRVRLRAPAGKPPRYHAGQYLMIEREGGKQAAFSLASAPHGGRELELHVLAREPSALQLIEQLQRDRLARIEMPFGDAHLAELPDGPLVLIAAGTGMGQMHSLVEHCRAQGFKHPVHLYWGVRRPEDFYQIEHWDEWLRLPNLFLHKVVSDLCGWEGRCGMLHEAVCEDIHDLNGVHVYASGSPNMVYATLDALVEAGMDAHRMRADVFAYAPRG, encoded by the coding sequence ATGCAGGTAACGTTGCAGCCGTCCGGGGCAGTGCTGGCGCTTGAACCCGGGGAACGGATCCTGGATGGAGCGCGGCGGCTCGGCTATGACTGCCCGAACAGCTGCCGCAATGGCAATTGCCATGTTTGCGCCGCCTTGCTGGTGGAAGGGAGCGTCCGCCAGAACGGCGAAGTACGCGACCATGGCGAGCTGTTCACCTGTATTGCCGAACCGCTGGAGGATTGCGTGTTGCTCTGGGACGGTGTGCTCGCCCTGGGCGAGCTGCCAGTGCGCAAGCTGGCGTGTAGCGTGAGCGAATGCGTCGAGGTCGGTGGCGACGTTTGGCGCGTGCGCCTGCGTGCGCCTGCCGGTAAGCCGCCGCGTTATCACGCCGGTCAGTACCTGATGATCGAACGCGAGGGCGGCAAGCAGGCGGCGTTCTCCCTGGCCTCTGCGCCCCATGGTGGGCGTGAGCTGGAACTGCACGTGCTGGCGCGTGAGCCCAGCGCGCTGCAGCTGATCGAGCAACTGCAGCGTGATCGCCTGGCGCGCATCGAAATGCCTTTCGGTGATGCGCACCTGGCCGAGTTGCCAGACGGGCCGCTGGTGCTGATCGCCGCCGGTACGGGAATGGGCCAGATGCACAGCCTGGTCGAGCATTGCCGTGCCCAGGGCTTCAAGCATCCGGTACACCTTTACTGGGGTGTGCGTCGGCCTGAGGACTTCTACCAGATTGAGCATTGGGACGAATGGTTGCGCCTGCCCAACCTGTTCCTGCACAAGGTCGTCAGTGACCTGTGTGGGTGGGAAGGCCGCTGCGGCATGCTGCACGAGGCCGTTTGCGAAGACATCCACGACCTCAACGGCGTGCACGTCTACGCCAGCGGCTCGCCAAACATGGTCTATGCCACCCTCGATGCCCTGGTCGAGGCCGGTATGGATGCACACCGCATGCGCGCCGATGTATTTGCCTACGCGCCGCGCGGCTAA
- a CDS encoding gamma-glutamylcyclotransferase: protein MSAIESLSWTSAYPPALDFGQQLTREQLINSMQLTMSRHEGGPVWLFAYGSLIWRPECSSVERQRARVHGYHRGLYLWSHEHRGTPETPGLVFGLDRGGSCSGFAYRLDESNLDDSLMALWQREMPYPAYRPHWLSCRLGDGSKVQALGFVLERHLPCYAGNLPDTLLSQILASAKGRYGTTREYVEQTLNALRSHQMPDRNLEARFRRCHNLREV from the coding sequence ATGTCGGCAATTGAAAGTTTGTCCTGGACAAGTGCTTACCCTCCGGCGCTCGACTTCGGCCAGCAACTGACCCGCGAGCAATTGATCAACTCCATGCAACTGACCATGTCACGCCATGAAGGCGGGCCGGTGTGGTTGTTCGCCTATGGTTCATTGATCTGGCGACCGGAGTGCAGTTCGGTAGAGCGGCAGCGCGCACGGGTGCACGGTTATCACCGTGGGCTGTACCTGTGGTCGCACGAGCACCGTGGCACACCGGAAACGCCCGGCCTGGTGTTCGGCCTGGACCGTGGTGGGTCATGCAGTGGTTTTGCCTATCGGCTGGATGAAAGCAACCTGGATGATTCGCTGATGGCCCTGTGGCAACGCGAAATGCCGTACCCGGCCTACCGCCCGCACTGGCTCAGTTGCCGATTGGGTGATGGCAGCAAGGTGCAGGCCTTGGGTTTTGTGCTGGAGCGCCATTTGCCGTGCTATGCGGGGAATTTGCCCGACACACTGCTCAGCCAGATCCTAGCCAGTGCCAAGGGGCGATATGGCACCACGCGCGAGTATGTGGAACAGACGTTGAATGCGCTGCGCAGCCACCAAATGCCGGATCGCAACCTGGAGGCGCGGTTCAGGCGCTGCCATAACCTGCGCGAGGTCTGA
- a CDS encoding NADPH:quinone oxidoreductase family protein — MKAVLCKTLGPARDLVLEDVASPVPKKNEILLDVQAAGVNFPDTLIIEGKYQFQPPLPFSPGGEAAGVVVAVGEKAGAFKVGDRVMALTGWGAFAEQVAVPFYNVMPIPEHMDFTTAAAFGMTYGTSMHALKQRGHLQPGETLLVLGASGGVGLAAVEIGKAMGARVIAAASSAEKLAVAKAAGADELIDYSQASLKDEIKRLTGGQGVDVIYDPVGGELFDQAVRGLAWNGRLLVVGFASGAIPQLAANLVLLKGAAVVGVFWGAFAQRQPEQNAANFRQLFAWQGEGKLKPLVSETYPLAEAGAAIEKLGQRQAVGKLVVLTS, encoded by the coding sequence ATGAAAGCTGTGTTGTGCAAAACCTTGGGCCCGGCGCGCGACCTGGTACTGGAAGACGTCGCCAGCCCCGTGCCGAAAAAGAACGAGATCCTGCTGGATGTGCAGGCTGCGGGCGTCAACTTCCCCGATACCTTGATCATCGAAGGTAAATACCAGTTCCAGCCACCGCTGCCGTTTTCCCCAGGTGGCGAAGCGGCCGGTGTGGTGGTTGCGGTCGGCGAGAAGGCCGGTGCGTTCAAGGTGGGCGATCGGGTCATGGCCCTCACGGGGTGGGGTGCGTTCGCCGAACAGGTGGCGGTGCCCTTCTACAACGTGATGCCGATCCCCGAGCACATGGACTTCACCACCGCCGCCGCCTTCGGCATGACCTATGGCACCTCGATGCATGCACTCAAGCAGCGCGGTCACCTGCAGCCGGGTGAAACCCTGCTGGTGCTGGGGGCCTCAGGGGGTGTGGGCCTGGCGGCCGTGGAAATAGGCAAGGCCATGGGCGCCCGGGTGATCGCTGCAGCCAGCAGCGCCGAAAAACTGGCCGTGGCCAAGGCTGCCGGCGCCGATGAGCTGATCGACTACAGCCAGGCCAGCCTCAAGGACGAGATCAAGCGCCTGACCGGCGGCCAGGGCGTGGACGTGATCTACGACCCGGTGGGTGGCGAGCTGTTCGACCAGGCGGTAAGGGGCCTGGCCTGGAATGGCCGGCTGCTTGTGGTGGGGTTTGCCAGCGGGGCGATCCCACAGCTGGCGGCGAACCTGGTGCTGCTCAAGGGCGCAGCGGTCGTGGGGGTGTTTTGGGGGGCGTTTGCCCAGCGTCAGCCGGAGCAGAATGCAGCTAACTTCCGTCAGCTGTTTGCCTGGCAGGGTGAAGGCAAGCTGAAGCCGCTGGTGTCGGAGACTTATCCACTGGCTGAGGCGGGGGCTGCCATTGAGAAGCTGGGGCAGCGGCAGGCTGTGGGTAAGTTGGTGGTGCTGACTAGCTAG
- a CDS encoding flagellar basal body-associated protein FliL, protein MKAWILMVLALMLPVAAVAEEAKEGAPKVAYITLSPPFVGNYALDGSPKLRVYKADVALRVTGDEAAKAVKHHEPLIRNQLVALFTQQTVDKMSNVDAKEQLRQEALKQVQQVMEAEEGKPIVEDLLFNNLIVQ, encoded by the coding sequence GTGAAAGCGTGGATCTTGATGGTGCTGGCCCTGATGCTGCCAGTTGCGGCCGTGGCCGAAGAAGCCAAGGAAGGGGCGCCCAAGGTCGCCTACATCACCCTGAGCCCACCCTTTGTCGGTAACTATGCCCTCGACGGCAGCCCCAAGCTGCGTGTCTACAAGGCCGACGTAGCCCTGCGCGTGACCGGTGATGAAGCCGCCAAGGCCGTGAAACACCACGAGCCGCTGATCCGTAACCAGCTGGTGGCGCTGTTCACCCAGCAGACGGTGGACAAGATGAGCAACGTCGACGCCAAGGAGCAACTGCGCCAGGAAGCCTTGAAGCAGGTGCAGCAGGTGATGGAAGCGGAAGAGGGCAAGCCAATTGTCGAAGACCTGCTGTTCAACAACTTGATTGTGCAGTGA
- a CDS encoding type II toxin-antitoxin system PemK/MazF family toxin has translation MPLKYQPKEATVLMCDFSGFQAPEMIKVRPVVVLRKHSQNRQLVTIIPLSTTAPDHLARHHVVLPSYLPGPDLTCWAKCDMIYTVATSRLDRCRVKSRQGGGREYMTFTMQPEHFAAVRAAVCFTLGFTHPATVQSVVNKAPDA, from the coding sequence ATGCCTTTGAAGTACCAACCGAAAGAGGCGACTGTACTGATGTGCGATTTTTCAGGATTTCAAGCACCTGAAATGATCAAGGTGCGGCCCGTCGTCGTTCTTCGCAAGCACAGTCAAAATCGCCAGTTGGTGACGATAATCCCGTTGAGCACCACTGCTCCTGATCACTTGGCCAGGCATCACGTTGTCCTGCCGAGTTATTTGCCTGGCCCTGATCTGACATGCTGGGCCAAGTGCGACATGATCTACACGGTTGCAACCTCCAGGCTGGACAGATGCCGCGTCAAGTCGCGGCAGGGAGGTGGCCGGGAATATATGACTTTTACAATGCAGCCCGAGCATTTTGCCGCCGTTAGGGCCGCCGTTTGCTTCACGCTGGGCTTCACACATCCAGCAACAGTGCAGTCTGTTGTCAATAAAGCACCTGATGCGTGA
- a CDS encoding ABC transporter permease: protein MSRLNHTLRLGLKELTSLRHDSVLLLFLLYAFSVAIYMPAAGSVIGVHNASVAVVDEDHSQLSRKLTESLQPPEFQPAVPLPPDRLDQAMDSGQYTFVINVPVNFQSDLLAGRSPELQINVDATAMSQAFMGAGYIGRIFERELLDYAQRTTTQSPVLINPKALFNPNLEGGWFLAVIQIINNITILAIILTGTALLREREHGTLDHLLVLPLTALEIMLAKIASNALVVVLCTWVSLIVVVKGALGVPLSGSMGLFLAVTALYLFASTALGIFLATLARSTPQFGLLAIPVIIPMLLLSGGSTPLDSMPQWLQWVMQGSPSTHFVSLGTAILFRDAGVVVVWPDILALAVIGLVFFSVALARFRRTLAS, encoded by the coding sequence ATGTCGCGCCTGAACCACACCCTGCGCCTGGGCCTGAAAGAGCTGACCAGCCTGCGCCATGACAGCGTGCTGCTGCTGTTTTTGCTGTATGCCTTCAGCGTGGCGATCTACATGCCGGCGGCAGGCTCGGTGATCGGCGTGCACAACGCCAGCGTTGCCGTGGTGGACGAAGACCATAGCCAGCTCTCGCGCAAGCTCACCGAGTCACTGCAACCGCCCGAGTTTCAACCTGCCGTGCCGCTGCCCCCAGACCGCCTGGACCAGGCCATGGACAGCGGCCAGTACACCTTCGTGATCAATGTGCCGGTGAACTTCCAGAGCGACCTGCTGGCCGGGCGCTCACCCGAGCTGCAGATCAACGTCGACGCCACGGCCATGAGCCAGGCGTTCATGGGCGCCGGCTACATCGGCCGGATTTTCGAGCGTGAGCTGCTCGACTATGCCCAGCGCACCACAACCCAGAGCCCCGTGCTGATCAACCCCAAGGCACTGTTCAACCCCAACCTGGAGGGTGGCTGGTTTCTGGCCGTGATCCAGATCATCAACAACATCACCATCCTGGCGATCATCCTCACCGGCACGGCGCTGTTGCGCGAGCGTGAACACGGCACCCTCGACCACTTGCTGGTGCTGCCGTTGACCGCCCTGGAAATCATGCTGGCGAAAATCGCCAGCAACGCGCTGGTGGTGGTGCTGTGTACCTGGGTGTCGCTCATCGTGGTGGTCAAAGGCGCCCTGGGCGTGCCGCTGTCTGGCTCCATGGGGCTGTTCCTGGCCGTGACCGCGCTGTACCTGTTCGCCAGTACCGCCTTGGGCATCTTCCTCGCCACCCTGGCGCGCTCGACGCCTCAATTCGGCCTGCTGGCGATCCCGGTCATCATCCCGATGCTGTTGCTGTCTGGCGGCAGTACCCCGCTGGACAGCATGCCGCAGTGGCTGCAGTGGGTCATGCAGGGCTCGCCGTCGACGCATTTCGTCAGCCTCGGCACCGCGATCCTGTTCCGCGACGCCGGCGTGGTCGTGGTATGGCCAGACATCCTGGCCCTGGCCGTGATTGGCCTGGTGTTCTTCAGCGTGGCGCTGGCGCGCTTTCGGCGGACGCTGGCGTCCTGA
- the rbbA gene encoding ribosome-associated ATPase/putative transporter RbbA: MNAPALLAEGISHRYGDLIALQTLGFSLPSGTRCALIGPDGAGKSTLLGLIAGVKRLQQGELQVLGGSIRQRRHRAALYPKVAFMPQGLGNNLYPELSISENIRFFATLFGLGRQECEQRMANLLQATDLHRFAERPAGRLSGGMKQKLGLCCALIHEPDLLILDEPTTGVDPLSRRRFWELVEQVREQRPQLTLLVATAYMEEAEQFEHCLMLDGGRLIAAGPSHTLAGVTPSGKLDDAFTHFQGAGSTQHAPLAIPPRSANDGLVAIEAHDLTLRFGDFTAVNKVSFAIGRGEIFGFLGSNGCGKTSTMKVLTGLVPASEGSASLLGRPVDASDLATRKRVGFMSQSFSLYGELSTRQNLTLHARLFDLPKADSAQRISELIERFGLRDIADQPSGALPLGLRQRLSLAVAVLHRPEVLILDEPTSGVDPAARDDFWRLLVELSREQDVTIFLSTHFMNEAQRCDRISFMHAGRVLACDTPDALQRQYAGETLEDAFVRCLEQAQEAVPQAPQNTVLEQPAAATPPLRQGFSLRRLLAVASREGKELLRDKVRLAFALLGAVFMMVIFGYGISLDVENLAFAVHDQDQSPQSRAYLEAFRGSRYFAEQAPIRDTREMHQRLQRSEIKLALEIPPGFGRDLYAGRQPVVAAWLDGGMPFRAETSRNYVEAVHQANLEQFAAASQQPVQRQEPVRLETRFRYNQDVVSVNAIGPGVMALILAFIPAMLTALGIVREKELGSITNFYATPLTRLEFLLGKQLPYLAVSLVNLALLVAMNRWLFAVPLKGSVLALACGGVAYLLATTSLGLLISAFTRTQIAAILGTMIITSLPTIQFSGLIVPRSSLDGAAAVMGQLFPAGYFLDIAVGTFTKALGLRELWPQCLILLSFFAVFTGLSLAMLKKQEA, from the coding sequence ATGAACGCGCCGGCACTGCTGGCCGAGGGCATCAGCCACCGTTATGGCGACCTGATCGCCTTGCAGACGCTGGGTTTCAGCCTGCCCAGCGGCACCCGCTGCGCACTGATCGGGCCTGACGGGGCCGGCAAATCGACCCTGCTCGGGCTGATCGCCGGCGTAAAACGCCTGCAGCAGGGCGAGTTGCAGGTGCTGGGCGGCTCGATCCGCCAACGACGCCACCGTGCTGCGCTGTACCCCAAGGTCGCGTTCATGCCCCAAGGGCTGGGCAACAACCTGTACCCCGAGCTGTCGATCAGCGAGAACATTCGTTTTTTCGCCACGCTGTTTGGCCTGGGCCGGCAAGAATGCGAACAGCGCATGGCCAACCTGCTGCAGGCCACCGACCTGCATCGCTTCGCCGAGCGCCCGGCCGGCAGGCTGTCGGGCGGCATGAAGCAGAAACTGGGCCTGTGCTGCGCGTTGATCCACGAACCTGACCTGCTGATCCTCGACGAACCCACGACCGGGGTCGACCCCCTGTCGCGGCGACGCTTCTGGGAACTGGTCGAGCAGGTACGCGAACAACGCCCGCAATTGACGCTGCTGGTGGCCACTGCCTATATGGAGGAAGCCGAGCAGTTCGAGCATTGCCTGATGCTCGATGGCGGCCGGCTGATTGCCGCGGGCCCCAGCCACACATTGGCGGGCGTCACGCCCAGCGGCAAACTGGACGATGCCTTTACCCATTTCCAGGGGGCAGGCAGTACGCAACATGCGCCGTTGGCTATCCCGCCACGCTCGGCAAATGACGGCCTGGTCGCCATCGAAGCGCATGACCTGACCCTGCGCTTTGGTGACTTCACCGCGGTCAACAAGGTCAGCTTCGCCATTGGTCGTGGGGAAATTTTTGGTTTTCTCGGCTCCAACGGCTGCGGCAAGACCAGCACCATGAAAGTGCTTACGGGCCTGGTACCCGCCAGCGAGGGCAGTGCCAGCCTGCTGGGCCGCCCGGTGGACGCCAGCGACCTGGCCACGCGCAAGCGGGTTGGTTTCATGTCGCAGAGTTTCTCGCTGTATGGCGAGCTCAGCACCCGTCAGAACCTCACGCTGCATGCGCGCCTGTTCGACCTCCCCAAGGCCGACAGCGCGCAGCGCATCAGCGAACTGATCGAGCGCTTCGGCCTGCGCGACATCGCCGACCAGCCGTCAGGCGCCCTGCCCCTCGGCCTGCGCCAGCGCCTGTCGCTGGCCGTCGCGGTGCTGCACCGCCCTGAAGTGCTGATCCTTGACGAGCCGACTTCCGGCGTCGACCCTGCCGCCCGCGATGATTTCTGGCGACTGCTGGTGGAGTTGTCGCGCGAGCAAGACGTGACCATTTTCCTCTCTACGCACTTCATGAACGAAGCCCAGCGCTGCGATCGCATTTCGTTCATGCACGCCGGGCGCGTGCTGGCCTGTGACACGCCTGATGCCCTGCAACGCCAATACGCCGGCGAAACGCTGGAAGACGCCTTTGTGCGCTGCCTGGAGCAAGCCCAGGAGGCCGTACCCCAGGCCCCGCAAAACACTGTGCTGGAACAGCCGGCAGCGGCCACACCGCCGTTGCGCCAAGGTTTCAGCCTGCGCCGCCTGCTGGCGGTGGCCAGCCGGGAGGGCAAGGAGCTGCTACGCGACAAAGTGCGCCTGGCCTTCGCCCTGCTCGGCGCCGTGTTCATGATGGTGATCTTTGGCTATGGCATCTCGCTGGATGTAGAGAACCTCGCCTTCGCCGTTCATGACCAAGACCAAAGCCCGCAAAGCCGGGCCTACCTCGAAGCGTTTCGCGGATCACGGTATTTCGCTGAGCAGGCGCCGATTCGCGATACCCGTGAAATGCACCAACGCCTGCAACGTTCCGAAATCAAACTGGCGCTGGAGATCCCACCCGGCTTTGGCCGTGACCTTTACGCCGGTCGCCAACCGGTGGTGGCTGCCTGGCTCGACGGCGGCATGCCGTTCCGTGCAGAGACCAGCCGCAACTATGTTGAAGCGGTGCACCAGGCGAACCTCGAACAATTTGCCGCGGCCAGCCAGCAACCGGTGCAGCGCCAGGAGCCGGTGCGCTTGGAAACACGCTTCCGCTACAACCAGGACGTGGTCAGCGTGAATGCCATCGGGCCCGGCGTCATGGCGCTGATCCTGGCGTTCATCCCGGCCATGCTCACCGCCCTGGGCATCGTCCGTGAAAAAGAACTTGGCTCCATCACCAACTTCTACGCCACGCCCCTCACCCGGCTGGAGTTTCTGCTCGGCAAACAGCTGCCCTACCTGGCCGTAAGCCTGGTCAACCTGGCGTTGCTGGTGGCGATGAACCGCTGGTTGTTTGCCGTACCGCTCAAGGGCAGCGTGCTGGCCCTGGCCTGCGGCGGCGTCGCCTACCTGCTGGCGACCACCAGCCTGGGCTTGCTGATCTCGGCCTTCACCCGCACTCAGATCGCGGCCATCCTGGGCACCATGATCATCACCAGCCTGCCGACCATCCAGTTCTCCGGCCTGATCGTGCCACGCTCGTCGCTCGATGGCGCCGCAGCAGTGATGGGCCAACTGTTCCCGGCGGGTTACTTCCTGGACATCGCGGTCGGCACCTTCACCAAAGCGCTGGGCCTGCGCGAGCTGTGGCCGCAGTGCCTGATCCTGCTGAGCTTCTTCGCCGTGTTCACCGGCCTGAGCCTGGCCATGCTGAAGAAGCAGGAGGCCTGA
- a CDS encoding HlyD family secretion protein — protein sequence MNRYAPRVFATALIALLATAAGLGYWKSLHDQLPEGLSMGNGRLEATEVQVATKVPGRLAEVRVDEGDKVTRGQLLARIDTRTMEAQRNQAEAEVLRAQENYAAAQASVQLRQSELLLAGQELKRVREIFKRNYASQQLLDQQQARFDTANAAVVAARAQLAAVKAAIGAAQAQVTQLTSEIDDSSLRAPIDGIIQLRLAEPGEVLGAGGRVLMLIDPSDQYMNLYLPASTSGRLTVGDQARIVLDALPDQALPAKVAFVAAKAQFTPKQVETRDERQKLVFRVKLRLSDPSAVPQAKPGMPGAGYVRTADMDWPANLQ from the coding sequence ATGAATCGATATGCCCCCAGGGTCTTCGCCACTGCATTGATCGCCCTTCTGGCGACCGCGGCAGGGCTGGGTTACTGGAAGTCGCTGCATGACCAGCTGCCGGAAGGCCTGAGCATGGGCAACGGCCGTCTCGAGGCGACCGAAGTGCAAGTTGCCACCAAGGTCCCCGGGCGCTTGGCCGAAGTGCGGGTCGACGAAGGCGACAAGGTGACCCGTGGTCAGCTGCTGGCCCGTATCGACACCCGCACAATGGAAGCCCAGCGCAATCAGGCCGAGGCCGAAGTGCTGCGCGCCCAGGAAAACTACGCGGCGGCCCAGGCCAGCGTGCAACTGCGTCAGAGTGAGCTGCTGCTCGCCGGCCAGGAACTCAAGCGCGTGCGCGAGATTTTCAAGCGCAACTATGCCAGCCAACAACTGCTCGACCAGCAGCAGGCCCGCTTCGACACCGCGAACGCGGCGGTGGTTGCGGCGCGCGCCCAGCTGGCAGCCGTCAAAGCCGCCATCGGCGCCGCCCAGGCCCAAGTCACCCAACTGACCAGCGAGATCGACGACAGCAGCCTGCGCGCGCCCATCGACGGCATCATCCAGCTGCGCCTGGCCGAGCCGGGTGAGGTCTTGGGCGCTGGCGGTCGCGTGCTGATGCTGATCGACCCGAGCGACCAGTACATGAACCTCTACCTCCCAGCCTCCACCAGCGGCCGGCTGACCGTTGGCGATCAGGCACGCATCGTCCTCGATGCGCTGCCCGATCAGGCGTTGCCGGCGAAGGTAGCGTTTGTCGCCGCCAAGGCGCAGTTCACCCCGAAACAGGTCGAAACCCGCGATGAGCGGCAGAAACTGGTGTTTCGCGTAAAACTGCGCCTGAGCGACCCAAGCGCCGTGCCGCAAGCCAAGCCGGGCATGCCGGGCGCTGGCTATGTGCGCACGGCTGACATGGACTGGCCGGCCAACCTGCAATGA
- a CDS encoding EVE domain-containing protein has translation MAYWLMKSEPDELSIEALGRLGEARWDGVRNYQARNFLRAMSVGDEFFFYHSSCPQPGIAGIARITAAAYPDPTALDPESHYYDPKATAEKNPWSAVDVAHVKTLPKVLDLGRLKQQAALAELPLVQKGSRLSVMPVTPEQWAAIVALK, from the coding sequence ATGGCCTATTGGCTGATGAAATCCGAGCCCGACGAGCTCTCGATCGAAGCCCTTGGCCGGCTGGGCGAAGCGCGCTGGGACGGCGTGCGTAACTACCAGGCGCGCAACTTTTTGCGGGCCATGAGCGTGGGCGACGAGTTCTTCTTCTACCACTCCAGCTGCCCGCAACCGGGCATTGCTGGCATCGCCCGCATCACTGCGGCGGCCTACCCGGACCCGACCGCACTGGACCCAGAAAGCCACTACTACGACCCCAAGGCCACCGCCGAGAAGAACCCGTGGAGTGCGGTGGACGTGGCCCATGTGAAAACCCTGCCCAAGGTGCTCGACCTTGGCAGGCTCAAACAACAGGCTGCACTTGCCGAATTGCCGCTGGTGCAAAAAGGCAGCCGCCTGTCGGTGATGCCGGTTACCCCTGAACAATGGGCGGCCATTGTCGCGCTGAAGTGA